From Saccharomyces kudriavzevii IFO 1802 strain IFO1802 genome assembly, chromosome: 13, a single genomic window includes:
- the RTP1 gene encoding Rtp1p (similar to Saccharomyces cerevisiae YMR185W; ancestral locus Anc_6.266), with protein sequence MSKEKEQKISIRDILNKKPQLTQKTPLDFFFEDLDDHVITPINEFEFDSACHSSIYQVLGCTNNNGFVAVLLQSFENLHIEVLEQQRTLAQNKSDLLPISLHDMKYVDELINLLIIHGIDANLSSAMKIPFDSKRLNAFKKGEKNTQYETPRGHIINSDTLSQVIIVFYNILTDEKSSDYLRSIILKGSAYANIFLGLNVLHLQFPNEFTSQMITKLESSQETYILFTVYTLLVETIQDGKTREVILSRLTTLTLRRPENGLISLIDFILGVRDAEDIDIEKFNRIYQILMSKPKTMTNLQYLTGLFEQIYDGLTYVNRPVLVTCLNGLISKFYTRNKRIVQDFLFKKIYSIIFNHPLRDHSAKKLNDVINVLISLSKNSSTDLLNDLVTGHPNEYGASGQFFLNIWIYGLFLKKTQKINPLRVNELSISEDKSSQRTNLSSEPSSNYYQVVLSLLKSLIVTTGNYQNLNLLSLNLLNLEHDKWRFLINLDTHLPYISVKNPNTAQLLSDKSSKNGQMSEFFRDMDLSVDLFMDFLILINDDEQLKILFLEILKRWVHHTREGEKKSLTALRKISDVSDNALVLMDLKILERMNEQFKSNFVNKPKDILIVIDQLLDIVQRKDEAQKEEADSDDEEEEEKEEEEEEGMKEPDLKEDSGFMIILRLLSTVLSESTNNILSQNSHILESICRKLSSFNTDDSEVEILLKSIDDILIKKSTINTSDNKEIDMDKDILDKAMTNLNDPLVPIKSLGLTELRKLIEKKSRVISLENVLQIHLDYLKDADPFIYLNVIKGLTMLCESEPEIVLPLLVQFYADKQKKNKLDNVLKVGEVFINYIQRQNQLFQGEMAYLIIDTCLDIVRPNDNAPLDNRRRMSSMSILGMCLQTNARGLPDRIRDMLDCAFGILQLEQPRRHSEDKDNSFLMRRSAVHLIHDFLYSTGLEMLPSEYNYDQLKRLLSYVHDQDEDYLVCGQVNKLLTVIDSL encoded by the coding sequence ATgagtaaagaaaaagagcaaaaaattAGCATACGTGATATACTGAACAAAAAGCCACAGCTCACGCAAAAGACGCCGCtagattttttctttgaggATCTGGATGACCATGTAATTACTCCAATAAACGAATTTGAGTTTGACTCGGCTTGTCATTCTTCCATTTATCAGGTTTTGGGATGtacaaataataatggGTTTGTTGCGGTGCTTTTgcaaagttttgaaaatttgcaTATTGAAGTACTTGAACAGCAAAGGACGCTCGCTCAAAACAAAAGTGATTTATTGCCCATCTCATTGCATGATATGAAGTACGTGGATGAACTAATAAATCTTTTGATTATTCACGGTATAGATGCCAATTTGTCTTCAGCAATGAAAATTCCGTTCGATTCGAAAAGATTGAATGCTTTCAAGAAGGGCGAAAAAAACACACAATATGAAACTCCTCGAGGGCATATCATAAACAGTGATACATTATCTCAAGTTATAATTGTATTTTATAATATTCTGACCGATGAAAAGTCCTCTGACTATTTGAGAAGTATAATTTTAAAGGGCAGTGCGTATGCGAACATTTTCTTGGGTTTAAATGTACTACACCTGCAGTTTCCCAACGAGTTCACTTCACAAATGATTACAAAACTAGAAAGTTCTCAAGAAActtatattttatttacGGTGTATACTTTACTAGTCGAAACAATTCAGGATGGAAAGACAAGGGAAGTAATACTATCAAGGCTAACAACTCTAACCTTACGCAGACCAGAAAACGGCCTGATCAGCTTAATTGATTTTATCTTGGGTGTAAGAGATGCAGAAGATATTGATATCGAAAAGTTTAATCGTATCTACCAGATTTTGATGAGCAAACCGAAAACAATGACAAACTTGCAATATTTGACCGGATTGTTCGAACAAATTTACGACGGCCTCACTTATGTGAACAGACCTGTCCTAGTCACTTGTTTGAATGGATTAATCTCCAAGTTCTACACGAGGAATAAGAGAATTGTACAagactttcttttcaaaaaaatctactccatcattttcaatcaTCCGTTGCGCGATCATTCGGCAAAGAAACTGAATGACGTTATCAACGTTCTCATATCGTTGTCTAAAAATTCTTCGACGGATTTACTCAATGATTTAGTTACAGGTCACCCCAACGAATATGGCGCTTCtggtcaattttttttgaatatatgGATATATGgactatttttgaagaaaacccAAAAAATTAACCCGTTAAGAGTAAATGAATTATCTATTTCGGAAGATAAAAGTTCACAACGAACAAATTTGTCAAGCgaaccttcttcaaattaCTACCAGGTTGTCTTATCATTATTAAAGTCCTTAATAGTTACAACAGGAAATTATCAGAACCTAAATCTATTGAGTCTGAACCTGCTCAATTTAGAGCATGACAAATGGAGGTTTTTGATTAATTTAGACACCCATCTACCCTACATATCAGTTAAAAATCCGAATACAGCGCAGTTACTCTCCGACAAGAGTTCGAAGAATGGTCAGATGTCTGAATTTTTCCGAGATATGGACCTTTCAGTAGATCTGTTTATGGACTTTCTAATACTGataaatgatgatgaacaaTTGAAGATTCtgtttttggaaattttgaaaagatgggTTCATCATACGAGGGAAGGCGAGAAAAAATCCTTAACGGCTCTGCGTAAGATATCGGATGTGTCAGATAATGCACTGGTGCTCATGGACTTGAAGATTTTGGAACGTATGAACGAACAATTtaaatcaaattttgtAAACAAGCCTAAAGATATCCTTATCGTCATTGATCAATTGCTTGATATagttcaaagaaaagatgaagcacagaaagaagaagctgattcagatgatgaagaagaagaagaaaaggaagaagaagaagaagagggaATGAAAGAACCAGATTTAAAGGAGGATTCTGGCTTCATGATTATCTTACGATTATTGTCTACTGTCCTTTCAGAATCTACCAACAATATATTATCGCAGAATAGCCATATATTAGAATCCATCTGCAGAAAattatcttctttcaacaCTGATGATTCTGAAGTGGAaatattgttgaaatcGATAGATGATATTTTGATCAAAAAGTCCACAATAAACACCAGCGataacaaagaaattgacATGGACAAGGACATTCTGGATAAAGCGATGACTAATCTAAATGATCCTTTGGTTCCCATAAAATCACTTGGGTTAACAGAGCTACGGAAACtaattgaaaagaagtCTCGAGTAATTTCACTGGAAAATGTGTTGCAAATACATTTAGATTATTTGAAGGATGCAGATCCCTTTATCTACCTTAACGTCATTAAAGGACTTACGATGTTATGCGAGTCAGAACCGGAAATTGTCTTACCTTTACTTGTTCAGTTTTACGCAGATaagcagaagaagaataaattAGATAACGTGCTGAAAGTCGGCGAGGTATTTATCAATTATATTCAACGTCAAAACCAACTGTTTCAGGGTGAAATGGCGTATTTGATTATAGATACCTGTCTTGACATCGTCAGACCAAACGATAACGCACCATTGGATAACAGACGGCGTATGTCGTCTATGTCAATCTTGGGCATGTGTCTTCAAAC
- the CTL1 gene encoding polynucleotide 5'-phosphatase (similar to Saccharomyces cerevisiae CTL1 (YMR180C) and CET1 (YPL228W); ancestral locus Anc_6.254) translates to MPDQPEIHSNKSGSHDDASTKVADSDVVRKLGSLHISKTTRPVKSARLPKNSGAVKKFHKHVCKLVWTHLTRIRKDSIPHIEIEIKFGMITDKKTHRRIAHRSKPSIVQGSNGRLVSNVSGKTFSRFQELLCSKPVNTKIGSLSAVRRAQTYTKDTIYNVKNVPKADRLASWRCSEDLKSKESKSTYIKKIRVKDLLLHYPQSSLDAKVSISIEVPQYEISAFLGNDSVLQRFKERSTYCFDDKMIPLHLDLTKVTTKRNGLSHQFTTREVEVEMNPIFKDTIFANDEEKFDDYMNLFLHTSNLICKAAEPEKQ, encoded by the coding sequence ATGCCTGATCAGCCTGAAATTCATTCCAACAAGAGTGGTTCTCACGACGACGCCAGCACAAAAGTTGCTGATAGTGATGTGGTTCGGAAGCTGGGAAGTTTACATATCTCGAAAACAACTAGGCCAGTTAAATCAGCAAGGCTACCAAAGAACTCCGGTGCTGTCAAGAAGTTCCATAAACACGTCTGTAAACTGGTATGGACTCATCTTACTCGTATTCGTAAAGATTCGATACCCCATATTGAAATCGAAATTAAATTTGGCATGATAACAGACAAAAAGACACATCGCAGAATAGCACATCGCAGTAAGCCTTCCATTGTTCAGGGTAGTAATGGTCGCTTGGTATCTAATGTTTCCGGAAAAACGTTCTCgagatttcaagaattaCTCTGTTCAAAGCCTGTAAATACAAAAATAGGTTCACTAAGCGCTGTCAGACGGGCACAAACTTATACGAAAGATACGATATATAACGTTAAGAACGTTCCCAAAGCCGATAGGCTAGCTTCCTGGCGTTGTTCAGAAGACCTGAAAAGCAAGGAATCAAAAAGCACTTATATCAAAAAGATTCGCGTCAAggatcttcttcttcattatccTCAAAGTTCACTAGACGCTAAAGTTAGCATCAGTATTGAAGTACCTCAGTACGAAATTTCAGCCTTTTTAGGGAATGATTCTGTATTACAAAGATTTAAAGAGCGCTCTACCTACTGCTTCGATGATAAGATGATACCTTTGCACTTGGATTTGACTAAAGTTACTACTAAGCGGAATGGGCTTTCCCATCAATTCACAACACGTGAAGTAGAGGTAGAGATGAATCCTATATTCAAAGATACCATTTTTGccaatgatgaagaaaagtttgATGATTACATGAATTTGTTTTTACACACAAGCAATCTCATTTGTAAGGCAGCTGAGCCCGAAAAACAATGA
- the FPY1 gene encoding flavin adenine dinucleotide pyrophosphatase (similar to Saccharomyces cerevisiae YMR178W; ancestral locus Anc_6.250) — protein sequence MVEVTAACIIIGDEVLNGKVVDTNSTIFAKYCFDHGIQLKEIATIGDDETQIVNTVRRLVKDHNFIISTGGIGPTHDDITYECMAKSFELPCELDAECKERMRRKSDPEARLDADALKAHYQMATMPKGPSVKNYYVCDDLWVPICSISHKVYILPGIPQLFARMLKAFTPTLKKIYNLEKDPREYVRYFVRTRLTESQISKELKQIQDESTKVSDAIKIGSYPHFGMGFNTVSILGEKKDDEYLKGAVNRVVNNLEGEVISPEQEDRFSNQE from the coding sequence ATGGTAGAAGTAACTGCAGCTTGTATCATTATTGGTGACGAAGTGCTAAATGGAAAAGTCGTTGATACGAATTCCACCATTTTCGCCAAGTACTGCTTTGACCATGGAAttcaattgaaagaaattgcaACTATAGGGGATGATGAAACTCAGATCGTAAATACTGTGAGAAGATTAGTCAAGGATCATaattttattattagtACAGGTGGTATTGGTCCCACCCATGATGATATCACTTATGAATGTATGGCGAAAAGCTTTGAGTTGCCTTGTGAGCTAGATGCAGAATGCAAAGAGCGAATGAGGCGTAAGTCCGATCCCGAGGCAAGACTAGATGCAGATGCTCTGAAAGCGCATTATCAGATGGCAACCATGCCGAAGGGTCCCAGCGTTAAAAACTATTATGTATGTGATGATCTATGGGTACCCATTTGTTCCATTTCACACAAAGTCTACATACTACCTGGTATTCCTCAACTATTTGCAAGAATGCTAAAAGCATTCACTCCTAcgttaaagaaaatctataatttggaaaaggatCCACGTGAATACGTCCGTTATTTTGTTAGAACACGATTAACTGAGTcacaaatttcaaaagagtTAAAACAGATTCAAGATGAATCGACAAAAGTTTCAGATGCAATTAAAATTGGATCATACCCACATTTTGGTATGGGGTTCAATACAGTTAGCATTTTGGgcgaaaagaaagatgatgaatatTTAAAGGGCGCAGTTAACAGAGTTGTTAACAACCTCGAGGGAGAAGTTATCTCTCCTGAACAGGAAGACAGGTTCTCCAATCAGGAGTGA
- the RGM1 gene encoding Rgm1p (similar to Saccharomyces cerevisiae RGM1 (YMR182C) and USV1 (YPL230W); ancestral locus Anc_6.256): MRGKQPKRTKENASVKRNYRCVGYPDCNMSFNRAEHLARHIRKHTGEKPFQCNICLKFFSRIDNLRQHQSSVHSDVDLMSLRRQKQSSGNTVNGPNAGTRMFPQLRPYGIVVQPAPLPYNLPIATPANAQNAISLYASPYFPHPIPSAPISLPHQPPPRPHPLPIYNYMQPLFLNQPPIQNRNIVELPPDSNDTFASPSKVQTFDHTKDAPPDAKK; this comes from the coding sequence ATGCGAGGAAAACAGCCGAAAAGGACGAAAGAAAACGCCTCAGTCAAGAGAAATTATAGATGCGTGGGATACCCTGATTGCAATATGAGTTTTAACAGGGCCGAACATTTGGCTAGACACATCAGGAAACACACAGGGGAGAAACCATTCCAATGCAATATCTGCCTTAAATTTTTTAGTAGAATCGATAACTTAAGACAGCATCAATCTTCTGTTCACTCAGACGTTGACCTGATGTCCCTACGTAGACAGAAGCAGTCCTCCGGTAACACTGTGAACGGGCCAAATGCAGGGACAAGAATGTTCCCGCAATTACGCCCATACGGAATTGTTGTCCAGCCTGCTCCCCTTCCTTACAACCTACCTATAGCGACTCCCGCTAACGCACAAAATGCTATTTCTCTTTACGCTTCACCGTACTTCCCGCATCCTATACCCTCTGCGCCCATCTCGTTACCGCATCAACCTCCCCCTCGTCCTCATCCGCTCCCCATATACAATTACATGCAGCCACTTTTCCTGAACCAACCGCCAATCCAAAATCGGAACATTGTTGAGCTTCCTCCGGATAGTAACGACACTTTTGCATCGCCGTCAAAGGTGCAAACTTTCGATCACACCAAAGACGCTCCACCAGacgcaaaaaaataa
- the SKDI13G3110 gene encoding uncharacterized protein (similar to Saccharomyces cerevisiae YMR181C and YPL229W; ancestral locus Anc_6.255), translating into MTPLLQAEAKMNTSLCLTQSNQQHEFHLSSPQSFYSPSAPHSNNNSDIFSYSTPNNSGVCSNDEFTDQKDCMNTIMYKNNISKTFKDDIFYCPRSLLTPEEQVVYQEIDKYYMEHALLTQLQISQPYSSSTPKEEKTVKFNPYTSKSFSPASSE; encoded by the coding sequence atgactCCACTTTTGCAAGCGGAGGCAAAAATGAACACAAGTCTCTGCCTCACGCAGAGCAACCAACAACATGAATTCCACCTCAGCAGCCCTCAGTCATTCTATTCACCCTCGGCGCCCCACAGTAACAATAACTCTGACATCTTCAGCTATAGCACCCCCAACAACAGTGGAGTGTGTTCTAATGATGAGTTCACCGATCAGAAAGATTGCATGAACACCATAAtgtataaaaataatatcagTAAGACGTTCAAGGACGATATCTTCTATTGTCCAAGAAGTTTGCTGACCCCGGAAGAACAAGTTGTATATCAGGAGATTGACAAGTATTACATGGAACATGCCTTATTGACCCAATTGCAAATATCCCAACcatattcttcttccactCCAAAGGAGGAAAAGACTGTCAAGTTCAATCCCTACACTTCGAAGAGCTTCAGTCCCGCCTCTTCTGAATGA
- the SPT21 gene encoding Spt21p (similar to Saccharomyces cerevisiae SPT21 (YMR179W); ancestral locus Anc_6.252), which yields MAEVSKMTLKILYTLDNGSNGSYLARSKTPTQVRVANIPNPFLTASNEHAQLRIGAIHLKTILHEIYLNSPEVLDHDTLKDGHDYNLYYRDICEVDEPLVSLGLLSRLREKFHKIHNGTYWLTENSISEEENEGTDEVTEEEDEDESFIVTGRVCSNFSALLRRSYSNASSKDGRIANNNVAEETLEVKLRFSKVVNSTRTSISGVANSTISSIQIQSPSLPSSAFPLTSRMQPLSKGSQMKNSRNTRTTVTINSTSNATSGHRQTNPMPAPKAVRTQSLPIWNLKPNSTNTGFPRNSIAHKIYLADRKTEAQQQNNQHQNLAYEINTLQNDNTVQRTKIDDSVSKRFDFMLNKKKPMKKISPTTATITRKMPSVIVNLKQSTKNSNEKKAIGKQAISKVKNSDSKTPIKFMLAEQRRSSIVEPLSDNVDSILSDMLSESINQGQKPQQKQKQQKTSAMKENDKENIPPQNIADRDNKLYDELDFNTDFPMNDFSDIVFKDEMGWMPNFNLFESPTSVAGLRLNQQNFKPSSTTPRDPNTCNTVTFENEDVSEVEIVQNSKISLTSDVDKTSPIDSLSIPLIELNHSSSATNTQHVSIKEGSALNIGDSNNNTPSDNDTKDRTTSIIHSDNSRFQPALMNFSTPADQPASDNNVANSKKLITLLEVKQSKRSQGEALDEEEEEDLKKQKTIPSSPCGMFNYHQTEGIELCEGMVDEGRNQGVGNEDESDKTNDLFSTFVNPGRAGSQAVTSPISEYQSMKH from the coding sequence ATGGCTGAAGTCTCCAAAATGACATTGAAGATTCTCTATACATTGGATAACGGATCCAATGGTAGTTATCTAGCCCGTTCTAAAACTCCGACACAGGTGAGAGTAGCTAATATTCCTAACCCATTCCTAACGGCCTCGAATGAACATGCACAGTTAAGAATTGGCGCAATCCATTTGAAAACTATATTACATGAAATATATTTGAATTCTCCTGAAGTGTTAGATCATGATACTCTTAAAGATGGCCATGATTACAACCTGTATTATCGTGATATCTGCGAAGTGGACGAACCATTAGTAAGTCTTGGCCTTCTTTCAAGGCTTCGAGAAAAGTTTCATAAGATCCACAACGGTACATATTGGCTCACAGAAAACAGCATTAGTGAAGAGGAAAACGAAGGGACTGATGAAGtaactgaagaagaggatgaggatgaatCTTTCATAGTGACGGGAAGGGTTTGCTCGAATTTTTCTGCTTTGCTGAGGAGATCGTATAGTAACGCCTCGAGTAAAGATGGAAGGATCGCGAATAACAACGTCGCAGAAGAGACTTTAGAGGTTAAGCTAAGATTCTCTAAAGTTGTGAATAGCACAAGGACCTCTATTAGTGGCGTTGCCAATTCTACGATATCAAGCATTCAAATACAATCGCCTTCTCTGCCATCGTCAGCATTTCCGCTCACTTCAAGAATGCAACCCCTTTCTAAAGGCAgtcaaatgaaaaactcaAGGAATACAAGGACCACGGTAACAATAAATAGCACCAGTAATGCAACTTCGGGGCACAGACAGACAAATCCTATGCCTGCTCCAAAGGCTGTCAGAACACAGTCTCTACCTATCTGGAACCTTAAACCAAATTCAACCAACACTGGGTTCCCTAGAAACTCAATCGCACATAAAATATATTTAGCAGATAGAAAAACAGAAGCTCAGcaacaaaacaatcaaCACCAAAATTTAGCCTATGAAATAAACACTTTGCAAAATGATAACACTGTCCAGAGGACTAAGATTGATGATTCGGTAAGCAAGAGGTTCGACTTCATGCttaacaagaagaaacccatgaaaaaaatatctccTACAACAGCAAcgataacaagaaaaatgccTTCTGTAATTGTGAACCTTAAGCAATCAACAAAGAATAGCAATGAGAAAAAGGCAATTGGCAAGCAAGCAATTTCCAAAGTTAAGAACTCTGATTCCAAAACGCCCATCAAGTTCATGCTGGCGGAGCAAAGACGATCGTCTATTGTAGAACCACTAAGTGATAACGTCGATTCAATCTTAAGCGACATGCTATCAGAATCAATTAATCAAGGACAGAAACCACAACAGAAGCAAAAGCAGCAAAAAACTTCTGCgatgaaggaaaatgataaagaaaatattccCCCTCAAAATATAGCCGATAGAGATAACAAGCTTTATGATGAGTTAGATTTCAACACTGACTTCCCCATGAATGACTTTTCGGACATAGTATTCAAAGATGAGATGGGATGGATGCCTAACTTCAATTTATTTGAATCGCCAACTTCAGTAGCTGGCTTACGTCTTAATCAACAAAACTTTAAACCCTCTTCTACAACACCCAGGGATCCGAACACTTGCAATACGGTTACTttcgaaaatgaagatgttAGTGAAGTTGAGATTGTGCAGAACAGCAAGATTTCATTAACTAGTGATGTTGACAAAACCTCTCCAATCGATTCATTGTCTATACCGTTGATTGAACTTAATCATTCAAGTTCAGCAACTAATACACAACATGTATCAATAAAGGAAGGTTCGGCGCTAAATATAGGTGATAGCAACAATAACACCCCCAGTGATAATGACACGAAGGACAGGACAACATCAATAATACACTCAGACAATTCAAGATTCCAACCAGCGcttatgaatttttcaactccGGCTGATCAGCCAGCTTCTGACAATAATGTTGCAAACTCGAAGAAGCTCATTACTTTGCTAGAAGTAAAGCAAAGTAAAAGATCACAGGGTGAGGCCCTGgacgaagaggaggaagaagaccttaaaaagcaaaagacGATACCTTCTTCACCTTGTGGAATGTTCAATTATCATCAAACTGAAGGCATAGAGTTATGTGAAGGTATGGTCGACGAGGGACGAAACCAAGGCGTTGgtaatgaagatgaaagcGATAAGACCAACGACTTGTTTTCAACTTTCGTAAACCCTGGAAGAGCGGGAAGCCAGGCTGTAACGAGCCCCATCAGCGAGTATCAGTCTATGAAGCATTGA
- the ADD37 gene encoding Add37p (similar to Saccharomyces cerevisiae ADD37 (YMR184W); ancestral locus Anc_6.263), whose translation MTIKSTKSFQNCLEAEVPGYNDCPTVLFSIDTNSGPRSKTKARVKTKRCVSGTLATGVFDLYGNTKSATTPPPILKRPSSTVAQQESGSENVPAKSQGDSEPQKTSYSEDNLLAKINNLSGLGSKLTSRELEFYKKKLDSNIANILQNDHTKAVLSQILDEKDKQVAVRTIKHWMITDTTISNWCPAFLKLFENGL comes from the coding sequence ATGACTATCAAATCAACCAAAAGTTTCCAGAACTGTCTTGAGGCTGAAGTGCCCGGTTATAATGATTGCCCTACGGTCCTGTTTTCCATCGATACTAATAGCGGCCCCAGatcgaaaacaaaagcaagagTGAAGACGAAAAGATGTGTGAGCGGCACACTTGCCACAGGAGTATTTGATCTTTATGGGAACACCAAATCAGCCACCACGCCGCCGCCGATATTGAAAAGGCCATCTTCAACCGTTGCTCAACAAGAATCCGGCAGTGAGAATGTGCCTGCCAAGAGCCAAGGGGATAGTGAGCCCCAAAAGACGTCATACAGTGAAGACAATTTACTTGCTAAGATCAACAATCTCTCTGGGCTCGGTTCGAAATTGACCTCGAGGGAGCTggaattttacaaaaaaaagttagaTTCTAATATTGCcaatattttacaaaatgatCACACTAAAGCCGTGCTGTCGCAGATCCTTGACGAAAAGGATAAGCAAGTGGCTGTGAGGACCATCAAACATTGGATGATTACCGATACGACAATTTCCAACTGGTGTCCcgcatttttgaaacttttcgAAAATGGCCTTTGA
- the SSO2 gene encoding syntaxin (similar to Saccharomyces cerevisiae SSO2 (YMR183C) and SSO1 (YPL232W); ancestral locus Anc_6.258) has translation MSNANPYGNNNPYAENYEMQEDLNNTPTGHTDGSDDFVAFMNVINSINANLSRYENIINRIDAQHKDLLTQVSEEQEMELRRSLDDYISQATDLQYQLKADIKDAQRDGLHDPNKQAQAENSRQKFLKLIQDYRIIDSNYKEESKEQAKRQYTIIQPEATEEEVEAAINDVNGQQIFSQALLNANRRGEAKTALAEVQTRHQELLKLEKTMAELTQLFNDMEELVIEQQENVDVIDKNVEDAQQDVEQGVGHTNKAVKSARKARKNKIRCMIICFIIFAIVVVVVVVPSVVETRK, from the coding sequence ATGAGCAACGCTAATCCTTACGGGAATAACAATCCGTACGCTGAAAACTATGAAATGCAAGAGGACTTGAACAATACCCCCACTGGCCACACGGATGGCAGCGACGATTTTGTTGCATTCATGAACGTGATCAACTCGATTAACGCTAACTTGTCCAGGTACGAAAACATCATCAACCGAATCGATGCGCAGCACAAGGACCTGCTGACCCAGGTGAGCgaggaacaagaaatggaaTTGAGACGCTCTTTGGATGACTATATCTCTCAAGCCACAGACTTACAGTACCAATTGAAAGCAGATATTAAAGACGCTCAAAGGGATGGCTTACACGACCCTAATAAACAGGCCCAGGCGGAAAACTCTAGACAGAAGTTCTTAAAGTTGATTCAAGACTACAGGATTATTGATTCCAATTACAAGGAGGAAAGCAAAGAGCAAGCCAAGAGACAGTATACGATTATCCAGCCGGAAGCCACTGAGGAAGAAGTGGAGGCCGCCATCAATGACGTCAACGGTCAGCAAATCTTTTCTCAAGCCCTGCTAAACGCCAATAGACGTGGTGAGGCAAAGACGGCCTTGGCTGAGGTGCAAACAAGACACCAAGAATTATTGAAGTTGGAAAAGACAATGGCAGAATTGACCCAGCTGTTTAATGATATGGAAGAGCTGGTCATCgaacaacaagaaaatgtgGATGTCATTGACAAGAACGTAGAAGACGCTCAGCAGGATGTAGAACAAGGTGTAGGCCACACCAACAAGGCTGTCAAGAGTGCCAGAAAGGCaaggaagaacaaaataagATGTATGATCATCTGCTTCATCATATTTgctattgttgttgtggtCGTTGTTGTTCCATCTGTCGTggaaacaagaaaataa